Proteins encoded together in one Ipomoea triloba cultivar NCNSP0323 chromosome 4, ASM357664v1 window:
- the LOC116017658 gene encoding F-box protein At1g30790-like: protein MEKEPYKKIKKSAFLDEKKGEVDGGLEMEASTHKTWIPFDLLFHIFLLLPAESLCRVSFACKTLFNMISSANFIEAHLRQSETVLLTLKSVTEENTSLPFARQPHAQSRKFFFQFWELHSGKSRKVCVPYLKNIDRILASCNGLVLTKMKKNAGLAVINPSTRKHIQLPLGTIGFHPDLYGFMRRQLMGGYKVVHLFRDKFNHIRCEILNLSTRSWHAVDGPSSTFGSIIFHAPVSAIGAIYWLPERSGCNHIVSLGYDDEKFLSIPLPISSTKNDRLIEVGGGLLSFVTHATMHLIQVWILRRDGVGGDNWIKRYSINRNYDITGLIPFCTSGCEMVFNRHRRNLLYVYNLESDEMKEVNLDTETMDRDVEQDDMEFEEEVDNGEEFLFYIPHVNSLISGSTPHRQ from the coding sequence ATGGAAAAAGAGCcatataaaaagataaaaaagagTGCATTTTTGGATGAAAAGAAAGGGGAGGTGGATGGTGGGTTAGAGATGGAAGCATCAACTCACAAAACATGGATTCCTTTTGACCTGCTCTTCCATATATTTCTTCTACTTCCAGCTGAGTCACTTTGCAGGGTAAGCTTTGCTTGCAAGACATTGTTCAACATGATTTCAAGTGCAAATTTCATTGAAGCTCATCTTCGCCAGTCTGAGACGGTCCTCCTAACTCTAAAGTCTGTTACTGAGGAGAACACATCCTTGCCTTTTGCACGACAACCACATGCACAGAGTAGGAAGTTCTTTTTCCAATTCTGGGAATTGCATAGTGGCAAGAGCAGGAAAGTCTGTGTGCCATATTTGAAAAACATAGATAGAATTTTAGCATCTTGTAACGGATTAGTATTGaccaaaatgaaaaagaatgcAGGCTTAGCGGTTATAAATCCCAGTACTAGGAAGCACATACAACTTCCCCTTGGAACAATTGGTTTCCATCCAGATCTGTATGGGTTCATGCGTAGGCAGTTGATGGGCGGGTATAAAGTGGTACACTTATTCCGCGATAAATTCAATCACATTAGGTGTGAGATACTAAACCTGTCTACAAGGTCATGGCATGCGGTGGATGGACCATCTTCAACTTTTGGATCAATCATTTTTCATGCGCCTGTTTCAGCTATTGGAGCAATATATTGGCTTCCTGAAAGATCCGGGTGCAATCATATTGTGTCACTGGGATATGATGATGAGAAATTCCTTTCTATTCCTCTGCCAATCAGCAGCACCAAGAATGATCGCTTGATTGAGGTCGGAGGAGGGTTATTGAGTTTTGTTACTCATGCAACTATGCACTTGATTCAGGTATGGATTTTGAGGAGGGATGGTGTAGGTGGTGACAATTGGATAAAGCGTTATAGTATAAATAGGAACTATGATATTACCGGATTGATCCCGTTTTGCACTTCGGGCTGTGAGATGGTGTTCAATAGACACAGGAGAAACTTGTTATATGTTTACAATCTGGAAAGTGATGAGATGAAGGAGGTCAATCTTGACACTGAAACGATGGATAGGGATGTTGAGCAAGATGATATGGAGTTTGAGGAAGAAGTAGATAACGGTGAAGAATTCTTGTTCTATATTCCTCATGTGAACTCCCTCATCTCTGGCAGTACTCCTCATCGTCAATAG